The DNA segment CGGCAAGTGTCTCGTAGAGCGCGGCGCTGTCGAGTTCATCGGATAAGTTGCTGCGAAATCGTTTGAGCTCGGATTTCGATGCCATGCTGCGTCTCCGCATTTTGCGTGAATGAACGATTCGCACAATAACGTTCACGTATGCAACGAGACGCTATAACCCTTGGACCGCGGTTGAGTGCGATGCAACTATTTCTCATCCCGCAATTGGCGGCTTGCTAAGCGCTATTCACGCGATGTGGGGAGCATGCGCCGAAGCGTGGCATCACGGAGAACAAAGTGATGAAAAAGTGCAGCCGCCGCATGCAGTCCAACAAGCGCGAGCAGAACCCAGGCAAAAACCTTATGCCAGTCGCCAAGCAAATGTCCGAATGGCGATCCTTCTGGTGTCAAGGCCGGCAACGGCAACAGCGTGCCCAGAAAGCTCGGCCACCCTCTGGATGAAGCGTTGGCCCATCCCATCAGCGGCAGTGCGATCAGCAAAAGATAAAGAGCCCAGTGGGTAAAGCGCGCAACCGTTGCTAGCGGACGGGGAATGCTTGGCAACTCGGGCGGTGCCGGATGGGTGAAGCGCCAGACAATTCGCACGGCCACCAGCAGCAAGATCAGGATGCCCACCGACAAATGCCACGCAATCAGCCCGACCGGCTGGGTGCCATGATGCACATCGGGCATGGTCCACGCAATCGCGAATTGGCCCGCAAGAAGAAGCACGGTTGCCCAATGAAAAAAACGTGCAGGGCTGCTATACGCAGACGGTATGGTTAGGGAGTCCTGCCGCATATGTGTATGTCCTTAAAGGTTTGAATCGAGCAGCCTGAGCCCGGATACTTAGAAAATACTTAGTGGAAGCGAGGGTGTCTACATTTGCGCTTGAAGTACCAAAGTATCGGTCCATTTCGCGTAGCAATGCTTACGTTCATGCAAACCTATGTAAGCGCGCGCTAATTGTAATCGTTGAATGTCTATCTATGATCGGACGCAGCCAGGTTCAATCGAGGTGTTGGCGAGTCGCCTCACGACCTGATGACATCCCGGATTCCCGGTCATTCGTGCCTGCCGGTGCAAATGAGCGGGGCCCGCAACGATTTGACGGGGATCGCGATGACTTGGACGCCGCTGCCCGCGACGGAATGGATTCTGATTGCACTATGCTGTCTTTCGGCGTGCTACATCACCGTGGTTGCACTCGTTCGACACGGATACGCCCCTCCAATGGTGAATAGCGCCGTTCCGGCGAAGCCGCGAC comes from the Burkholderia sp. PAMC 26561 genome and includes:
- a CDS encoding cytochrome b, which codes for MLLLAGQFAIAWTMPDVHHGTQPVGLIAWHLSVGILILLLVAVRIVWRFTHPAPPELPSIPRPLATVARFTHWALYLLLIALPLMGWANASSRGWPSFLGTLLPLPALTPEGSPFGHLLGDWHKVFAWVLLALVGLHAAAALFHHFVLRDATLRRMLPTSRE